Proteins encoded within one genomic window of Microbacterium sp. zg-B185:
- a CDS encoding Rossmann-like and DUF2520 domain-containing protein, translated as MRRDGRLGVGIIGAGRVGPVVGAALGGAGHAVVGITRGSDEERVEAILPGVPVLDALEVVRRSELVVIAVPHEELPGLVAGLADLNAWQPGQLVMHTDPAYGIGVLAPAAAKGAIPLAVHPAVAFSGTSMDLRQLSQAYAAVTAPAPVLPIAQALAVELGCEPVVVAEESRAAYAEALETATEFSQSIVRQSTRLLAEAGVPDPGRYLSALVHSTVDQALSEAGSAATDDPTTALEG; from the coding sequence GTGAGGCGCGACGGCCGGCTCGGCGTCGGCATCATCGGCGCCGGTCGGGTGGGACCGGTCGTGGGCGCCGCCCTCGGCGGGGCCGGACATGCGGTGGTGGGGATCACCCGCGGCTCGGACGAAGAACGCGTCGAGGCGATCCTGCCCGGCGTGCCCGTCCTGGATGCGCTCGAGGTCGTCCGCCGCAGTGAGCTGGTCGTCATCGCCGTACCCCACGAGGAGTTGCCCGGACTGGTCGCCGGACTGGCCGACCTGAACGCGTGGCAGCCGGGCCAGCTCGTCATGCACACCGATCCCGCGTACGGCATCGGCGTCCTCGCGCCGGCCGCCGCGAAGGGCGCGATCCCGCTCGCGGTGCACCCCGCAGTGGCGTTCAGTGGAACCTCGATGGATCTGCGTCAGCTCTCCCAGGCGTATGCGGCCGTCACCGCGCCGGCACCCGTGCTGCCGATCGCCCAGGCGCTCGCCGTCGAACTCGGCTGCGAGCCGGTCGTCGTCGCCGAGGAATCGCGCGCCGCGTACGCGGAGGCCCTCGAGACCGCCACCGAGTTCTCCCAGTCCATCGTCCGCCAGTCCACGCGGCTGCTGGCCGAGGCGGGTGTTCCCGACCCCGGCCGGTACCTTTCCGCGCTCGTGCACTCCACCGTCGATCAGGCACTGTCCGAAGCGGGCTCCGCGGCCACCGACGATCCGACGACCGCGCTGGAGGGCTGA
- the lysS gene encoding lysine--tRNA ligase, whose translation MSTTPAPADANEPTEEDVFEQKAVRLAKRERLIAERPDAAGGAYPVAVPITDTIPALRARFGELEAGAETGVTAAVAGRVVFSRNTGKLCFATLQAGDGSRIQAMVSLAGVGEESLQRWKDLVDLGDHVFVRGEVISSRRGELSIMVSDWQIAAKAILPLPNMYSELSEESRVRSRYLDLIVRDRARETVRARAKVNASLRQTFTDRGYIEVETPMLQVQHGGASARPFVTHSNAFDTELYLRIAPELFLKRAVVGGLDRVFEINRNFRNEGADSTHSPEFAMLESYEAYSDYNGIADLTQDLVQNAAVAVAGSTTVTWADGTEYDLGGQWDRISMYDSLSAASGVPITPQTSVEDLRALVAREGIEEPPLATHGKLVEELWEHFVKPGLVRPTFVMDFPLDTSPLVREHRSIPGVVEKWDLYVRGFELATGYSELVDPVIQRERFTEQAKLAARGDVEAMRVDEEFLRALEHGMPPSGGLGMGIDRLLMAITGLGIRETILFPLVK comes from the coding sequence ATGAGCACTACGCCTGCGCCTGCCGACGCGAACGAGCCGACCGAGGAGGACGTCTTCGAGCAGAAGGCCGTGCGACTGGCCAAGCGCGAGCGGCTGATCGCCGAACGGCCGGATGCCGCGGGCGGCGCGTATCCGGTCGCCGTGCCGATCACCGACACCATCCCCGCGCTTCGCGCCCGTTTCGGCGAGCTGGAAGCCGGCGCCGAGACCGGTGTGACCGCGGCCGTCGCCGGTCGCGTGGTCTTCAGCCGCAACACCGGCAAGCTGTGCTTCGCCACGCTGCAGGCCGGAGACGGCAGTCGCATCCAGGCGATGGTCTCGCTCGCCGGCGTAGGCGAGGAGTCGCTGCAGCGCTGGAAGGACCTGGTCGACCTGGGCGACCACGTCTTCGTGCGCGGTGAGGTCATCTCCAGCCGTCGCGGCGAGCTGTCCATCATGGTGTCGGACTGGCAGATCGCCGCCAAGGCGATCCTGCCCCTGCCCAACATGTACAGCGAGCTCTCCGAGGAGAGCCGCGTGCGCAGCCGGTACCTGGATCTGATCGTGCGCGACCGGGCACGGGAGACGGTGCGGGCGCGCGCGAAGGTCAACGCGTCCCTGCGCCAGACGTTCACCGACCGCGGCTACATCGAGGTCGAGACGCCGATGCTGCAGGTCCAGCACGGCGGCGCATCTGCCCGCCCCTTCGTGACCCACTCGAACGCGTTCGACACCGAGCTGTACCTGCGCATCGCTCCGGAGCTGTTCCTCAAGCGCGCCGTCGTCGGCGGGCTCGACCGGGTGTTCGAGATCAACCGCAACTTCCGCAACGAGGGAGCGGACTCCACCCACAGTCCGGAGTTCGCGATGCTCGAGTCCTACGAGGCGTACTCCGACTACAACGGCATCGCCGACCTGACGCAGGACCTCGTCCAGAACGCGGCTGTGGCCGTGGCCGGCTCCACCACCGTCACCTGGGCGGACGGGACCGAGTACGACCTCGGCGGCCAGTGGGACCGCATCTCGATGTACGACTCGCTGTCGGCGGCATCCGGTGTTCCGATCACGCCCCAGACCTCGGTCGAGGACCTCCGGGCGCTCGTGGCCCGCGAGGGCATCGAGGAGCCGCCGCTGGCCACGCACGGCAAGCTCGTCGAGGAGCTGTGGGAGCATTTCGTCAAGCCCGGCCTGGTGCGTCCGACCTTCGTCATGGACTTCCCGCTGGACACCAGCCCGCTGGTGCGCGAGCACCGCTCGATCCCGGGCGTGGTGGAGAAGTGGGACCTTTACGTCCGCGGTTTCGAACTTGCGACCGGTTACTCGGAGCTCGTCGATCCCGTCATCCAGCGCGAGCGGTTCACCGAGCAGGCCAAGCTCGCCGCACGCGGTGACGTGGAAGCCATGCGCGTGGACGAGGAGTTCCTCCGCGCTCTCGAGCACGGGATGCCGCCGTCGGGCGGCCTGGGGATGGGCATCGACCGTCTGCTGATGGCGATCACCGGTCTCGGCATCCGCGAGACGATCCTCTTCCCGCTGGTGAAGTAG
- a CDS encoding DUF4192 domain-containing protein: protein MTTTVTAANAAQFLSFVPQMLGYHPTRSLVLVPFSGSRSIGAMRFDLPGTADLDDLDRFTATLVGMVCRLPDADAVAAVAYTDAVFAAAGLPHRDLITALERRADACGIRLTDALCVAADGWGSAFDPSCPPSGRALAELGAAPESAAALSVTAGDQATGAELPRVPRDERARTADALASLEDAVRLLCGPDSGARRPGGTASGDGRTDAAASVAGSADQHRVDPRALAAVCTLDDLPTLFEESLGWDPGCLAPFQAAALVWCLGRPALRDIALVQWSGGMAAGDEALDAQLRWEAGEEYPAHLAMQMWGEGERPDPDRLEAALALSRRIAAAAPRAERPGPLATCAWLAWALGRSTHAESYAARACRIEPEHGLAEIVRSFVYAGHLPDWAFRRR, encoded by the coding sequence ATGACCACGACCGTCACAGCCGCGAATGCGGCGCAATTCCTCTCCTTCGTGCCCCAGATGCTCGGCTATCACCCCACCCGCAGCCTCGTTCTGGTTCCCTTCTCCGGGTCGCGGAGCATCGGTGCGATGCGGTTCGATCTGCCCGGCACTGCCGACCTCGACGACCTGGATCGGTTCACCGCGACCCTGGTGGGCATGGTCTGCCGCTTGCCCGACGCGGATGCGGTGGCCGCGGTTGCGTACACCGACGCTGTCTTCGCCGCCGCGGGACTGCCGCACCGCGATCTGATCACGGCGCTCGAACGCCGTGCCGACGCGTGCGGCATCCGGCTGACCGACGCGCTGTGCGTCGCGGCGGACGGCTGGGGCTCCGCGTTCGATCCTTCGTGCCCGCCGTCCGGCCGTGCCCTGGCCGAGCTCGGCGCGGCGCCCGAGAGTGCCGCAGCGCTGTCGGTGACCGCGGGAGATCAGGCCACCGGCGCCGAGCTGCCGCGCGTCCCGCGGGATGAGAGGGCGCGAACGGCCGACGCGCTCGCGTCGCTGGAGGATGCGGTCAGGCTGCTGTGCGGTCCGGACTCCGGTGCGCGGCGACCGGGCGGGACGGCATCCGGGGACGGGCGGACGGATGCCGCGGCATCCGTGGCCGGATCCGCAGACCAGCACCGCGTCGATCCCCGCGCGCTGGCCGCTGTGTGCACGCTGGATGATCTCCCGACGCTGTTCGAGGAGTCGCTGGGGTGGGATCCCGGATGTCTGGCCCCGTTCCAGGCGGCGGCACTGGTGTGGTGCCTCGGGCGCCCCGCGCTGCGCGACATCGCGCTCGTCCAGTGGAGCGGCGGCATGGCTGCGGGCGATGAAGCCCTGGATGCGCAGCTGCGCTGGGAGGCGGGTGAGGAGTACCCCGCCCATCTGGCGATGCAGATGTGGGGAGAGGGCGAGCGGCCGGATCCCGACCGGCTCGAAGCGGCGCTCGCCCTCTCTCGACGCATCGCGGCGGCCGCACCGCGCGCGGAGCGGCCGGGACCCCTCGCCACGTGCGCGTGGCTGGCGTGGGCGCTGGGCCGCTCCACCCACGCCGAGAGCTACGCGGCGCGGGCATGCCGGATCGAGCCGGAGCACGGGCTGGCCGAGATCGTGCGCTCCTTCGTCTATGCCGGGCATCTGCCGGACTGGGCGTTCCGGCGCAGGTGA
- the cls gene encoding cardiolipin synthase, protein MTVTFDATWWLILVFVTDIAIRIAAVIIVPRNRRPTAAMAWLLAIYFIPLIGVFLFLLIGNPRLPRKRRRMQQQINTYIQDTSASLDFGTLRPHAPDWFTSLVTLNRNLGAMPLAGDNAAHLISDYQQSLDEMAAAIRQATRYVHIEFYILQTDPSTDNLFRAMEEVAARGVTVRVLLDHWANRGKPFYKETLKRLDAMGAQWHLMLPVQPFKGKYQRPDLRNHRKLLVIDGNVAFMGSQNVTDSTYNLKKNIKRGLHWVDLMARLEGPVVASVNAVFLSDWFSETGEILTDEIDLFNVSSGPGDLDCQIIPSGPGFEFENNLRLFLALIYYAQRKVIIVSPYFVPDEALLLAITTACHRGLHVELFVSEEGDQAIVYHAQRSYYEVLLRAGVKIWMYRKPYILHSKSMTIDDGFGIIGSSNMDMRSFGLNMEISMLVRGEQFVTEMRDVEASYRALSRQLTLEEWEKQPLRSTVLDNLARLTSALQ, encoded by the coding sequence ATGACTGTCACGTTCGACGCGACGTGGTGGCTGATCCTCGTCTTCGTCACGGACATCGCCATCCGCATCGCGGCAGTCATCATCGTGCCGCGCAACCGCCGCCCGACCGCAGCGATGGCATGGCTGCTGGCGATCTACTTCATCCCCCTGATCGGGGTCTTCCTCTTCCTGCTCATCGGCAATCCGCGGCTTCCGCGCAAACGCCGCCGCATGCAGCAGCAGATCAACACGTACATCCAGGACACGAGCGCCTCGCTGGATTTCGGGACGCTGCGCCCGCACGCCCCGGACTGGTTCACCTCGCTGGTGACGCTCAACCGCAACCTCGGCGCGATGCCCTTGGCCGGCGACAACGCGGCGCACCTGATCTCGGACTACCAGCAGAGTCTGGACGAGATGGCCGCGGCCATCCGGCAGGCCACCCGGTACGTGCACATCGAGTTCTACATCCTGCAGACCGACCCGTCCACGGACAACCTGTTCCGCGCGATGGAGGAGGTCGCCGCGCGCGGGGTCACGGTGCGGGTGCTGCTGGATCACTGGGCCAACCGCGGCAAGCCGTTCTACAAGGAGACCTTGAAGCGGCTGGATGCGATGGGGGCCCAATGGCACCTGATGCTGCCGGTGCAGCCGTTCAAGGGCAAATATCAGCGGCCCGATCTGCGCAACCACCGCAAGCTTCTGGTGATCGACGGCAACGTCGCCTTCATGGGTTCGCAGAACGTCACGGACTCCACCTACAACCTGAAGAAGAACATCAAACGCGGTCTGCACTGGGTCGACCTGATGGCCCGGCTGGAGGGACCGGTCGTCGCTTCGGTGAACGCCGTCTTCCTCTCGGACTGGTTCAGCGAGACCGGTGAGATCCTCACCGACGAGATCGACCTGTTCAATGTGTCCTCCGGGCCCGGGGATCTGGACTGCCAGATCATCCCCTCCGGCCCCGGCTTCGAATTCGAGAACAATCTGCGGCTGTTCCTCGCACTGATCTACTACGCCCAGCGCAAGGTGATCATCGTCAGCCCCTACTTCGTGCCGGACGAAGCGCTTCTCCTCGCGATCACCACCGCCTGCCATCGTGGGCTGCACGTGGAGCTGTTCGTCTCCGAGGAGGGCGATCAGGCGATCGTCTACCACGCCCAGCGCAGCTACTACGAGGTGCTGCTGCGCGCAGGAGTGAAGATCTGGATGTACCGCAAGCCCTACATCCTGCACAGCAAGTCGATGACGATCGACGACGGGTTCGGCATCATCGGCTCCAGCAACATGGACATGCGCTCGTTCGGTCTGAACATGGAGATCTCGATGCTCGTGCGCGGAGAGCAGTTCGTCACCGAGATGCGCGACGTCGAAGCGAGCTACCGTGCGCTGAGCCGCCAGCTCACCCTGGAGGAGTGGGAGAAGCAGCCCCTGCGCTCCACCGTGCTGGACAACCTGGCGCGCCTCACCTCCGCGCTGCAATAG
- a CDS encoding helix-turn-helix domain-containing protein: protein MTPAESDEDGPSGIHCRLDELLEDKGMTLTRLSELVGVSVVNLSVLKNDRARAIRYSTLAAICRVLECQVGELLVLREP, encoded by the coding sequence GTGACTCCCGCGGAGTCCGACGAGGACGGACCGAGCGGCATCCACTGCCGACTGGACGAACTGCTCGAGGACAAGGGGATGACGCTGACCCGACTGTCCGAGCTGGTCGGCGTCTCGGTCGTCAACCTCTCGGTGCTCAAGAACGACCGCGCTCGGGCGATCCGCTACTCCACACTCGCTGCGATCTGCCGCGTCCTGGAGTGCCAGGTCGGCGAGCTCCTCGTCCTGCGCGAACCGTGA
- a CDS encoding ATP-dependent Clp protease ATP-binding subunit — protein MFERFTDRARRVVVLAQEEAKMLNHNYIGTEHILLGLIHEGEGVAAKALESLGISLDAVREQVQDIIGQGQQQPTGHIPFTPRAKKVLELSLREALQLGHNYIGTEHILLGLIREGEGVAAQVLVKLGADLNKVRQQVIQLLSGYQGKEPAAVSGAAHDNTQAAQGGSAVLDQFGRNLTQAARENKLDPVIGREKEIERVMQILSRRSKNNPVLIGEPGVGKTAVVEGLAQAIVKNDVPETLKDKQVYSLDLGSLIAGSRYRGDFEERLKKVTKEIRTRGDIIVFIDEIHTLVGAGAAEGAIDAASILKPLLARGELQTIGATTLDEYRKHFEKDAALERRFQPIQVAEPSLPHAINILKGLRDRYEAHHKVQITDGAIVAAANLADRYVSDRFLPDKAIDLIDEAGARLRLSILSSPPELREFDDKIAKVREQKEQASEDQDFEKAASLRDEEKSLLAERLRLEKQWKSGDVATHAVVDEGLIAEVLAQATGIPVFKLTEEESSRLVFMEKALHQRVIGQEEAISALAKTIRRQRAGLKDPKRPSGSFIFAGPTGVGKTELAKALAEFLFDDEAALISLDMSEFGEKHTVSRLFGAPPGFVGFEEGGQLTEKVRRKPFSVVLFDEIEKAHPDIFNSLLQILEEGRLTDGQGRVVDFKNTVIIMTTNLGARDIAGGPVGFQVEGDTATSYDRMKGKVQEELKRHFKPEFLNRVDDIIVFPQLSKPELIQIVDLFTKRLGDRLLDRDMTIELSQAAKEKLIEIGFDPALGARPLRRAMQREVEDRLSERILHGELNSGDHVTVDAVNDEFVFENGPRGDKVAVGITTGGEISSTPDLAVASGE, from the coding sequence ATGTTCGAGAGATTCACGGACCGTGCCCGTCGTGTTGTTGTGCTCGCCCAAGAAGAGGCGAAGATGCTCAACCACAACTACATCGGCACCGAGCACATCCTGCTCGGTCTGATCCATGAGGGTGAAGGTGTCGCCGCCAAGGCGCTCGAGTCGTTGGGCATCTCGCTCGACGCCGTGCGCGAGCAGGTGCAGGACATCATCGGCCAGGGTCAGCAGCAGCCGACCGGCCACATCCCGTTCACGCCGCGGGCCAAGAAGGTGCTCGAGCTGTCCCTGCGCGAAGCACTGCAACTCGGTCACAACTACATCGGCACCGAGCACATCCTGCTCGGTCTGATCCGCGAAGGCGAGGGCGTCGCAGCCCAGGTGCTGGTCAAGCTCGGCGCCGACCTGAACAAGGTGCGCCAGCAGGTCATCCAGCTGCTCTCGGGCTACCAGGGCAAGGAACCCGCCGCCGTCAGCGGCGCCGCGCACGACAACACCCAAGCCGCTCAGGGAGGTTCTGCGGTGCTCGACCAGTTCGGTCGCAACCTGACGCAGGCTGCGCGCGAGAACAAGCTCGATCCGGTGATCGGGCGCGAAAAGGAGATCGAGCGGGTCATGCAGATCCTGTCTCGTCGCTCCAAGAACAACCCGGTGCTGATCGGAGAGCCCGGCGTCGGCAAGACCGCCGTCGTCGAAGGTCTCGCACAGGCGATCGTGAAGAACGACGTCCCCGAGACGCTCAAGGACAAGCAGGTCTACTCGCTCGACCTCGGCTCCCTCATCGCGGGTTCCCGCTACCGCGGTGACTTCGAGGAGCGCCTGAAGAAGGTCACCAAGGAGATCCGCACGCGCGGCGACATCATCGTCTTCATCGACGAGATCCACACACTCGTGGGCGCCGGTGCCGCCGAGGGTGCCATCGACGCGGCATCCATCCTCAAGCCGCTCCTGGCCCGCGGAGAGCTGCAGACGATCGGCGCGACCACGCTCGATGAGTACCGCAAGCACTTCGAGAAGGATGCCGCACTGGAGCGCCGCTTCCAGCCGATCCAGGTCGCCGAGCCGAGCCTTCCCCACGCGATCAACATCCTCAAGGGCCTGCGCGACCGCTACGAGGCGCACCACAAGGTCCAGATCACCGACGGCGCGATCGTCGCCGCCGCGAATCTGGCCGACCGGTACGTCAGCGACCGCTTCCTGCCGGACAAGGCCATCGACCTGATCGACGAGGCCGGCGCCCGCCTGCGCCTGTCGATCCTCTCGTCGCCGCCCGAGCTGCGTGAATTCGACGACAAGATCGCGAAGGTGCGCGAGCAGAAGGAACAGGCCTCGGAGGACCAGGACTTCGAGAAGGCCGCATCGCTGCGCGACGAGGAGAAGTCGCTGCTGGCCGAGCGGCTGCGCCTGGAGAAGCAGTGGAAGAGCGGGGATGTGGCAACCCACGCCGTGGTCGACGAGGGTCTGATCGCGGAGGTCCTCGCGCAGGCCACCGGCATCCCGGTCTTCAAGCTCACCGAGGAGGAGTCCAGCCGTCTGGTCTTCATGGAGAAGGCCCTGCACCAGCGGGTCATCGGCCAGGAAGAGGCGATCTCGGCGCTTGCCAAGACCATCCGCCGTCAGCGCGCCGGCCTGAAGGACCCGAAGCGTCCCTCCGGCTCGTTCATCTTCGCCGGTCCCACCGGCGTCGGAAAGACCGAGCTGGCCAAGGCGCTCGCGGAGTTCCTGTTCGACGACGAGGCTGCGCTGATCTCCCTGGACATGTCGGAGTTCGGTGAGAAGCACACGGTCTCGCGGCTGTTCGGTGCCCCTCCCGGTTTCGTCGGGTTCGAGGAGGGCGGACAGCTGACCGAGAAGGTGCGCCGCAAGCCGTTCTCGGTGGTGCTGTTCGACGAGATCGAGAAGGCCCACCCGGACATCTTCAACTCTCTCCTGCAGATCCTGGAGGAGGGCCGTCTGACCGACGGTCAGGGTCGCGTCGTCGACTTCAAGAACACCGTCATCATCATGACCACCAACCTGGGTGCACGCGACATCGCGGGCGGCCCGGTCGGGTTCCAGGTCGAGGGTGACACGGCCACGTCCTACGACCGGATGAAGGGCAAGGTGCAGGAAGAGCTCAAGCGGCACTTCAAGCCCGAGTTCCTCAACCGCGTCGATGACATCATCGTGTTCCCGCAGCTGAGCAAGCCGGAACTGATCCAGATCGTGGACCTGTTCACCAAGCGCCTCGGCGATCGCCTGTTGGATCGGGACATGACGATCGAGCTGTCCCAGGCCGCCAAGGAGAAGCTCATCGAGATCGGGTTCGACCCGGCACTGGGCGCGCGCCCCCTGCGTCGTGCCATGCAGCGCGAGGTCGAGGACCGTCTGTCCGAGCGCATCCTGCACGGTGAGCTGAACTCCGGCGACCACGTCACGGTCGATGCCGTGAACGACGAGTTCGTCTTCGAGAACGGCCCGCGCGGCGACAAGGTCGCGGTCGGCATCACCACCGGCGGCGAGATCAGCTCGACACCCGACCTCGCGGTCGCGTCCGGCGAGTAG
- a CDS encoding amino-acid N-acetyltransferase, with product MSQYTIRAARSADIRGIRDLLEPYVHRRILLGKDLVVLYEAVQQFVVAEDDAGQLIGCGALHVIWEDLGEVRTLIVADEWLHHGVGGEIVSALEANARALGLSRLFCLTFEVEFFTRRGFTPIGEQIVDPDVYSQLVRSPDEGVAEFLDLAHVKPNTLGNTRMLKHL from the coding sequence GTGAGCCAATACACGATCCGGGCGGCCCGGTCCGCGGATATCCGCGGCATCCGTGACCTGCTCGAGCCGTACGTGCACCGGCGGATCCTGCTCGGCAAAGACCTCGTGGTGCTCTACGAGGCCGTGCAGCAGTTCGTGGTCGCCGAGGACGACGCCGGGCAGCTGATCGGCTGCGGCGCCCTCCACGTCATCTGGGAGGACCTCGGCGAGGTCCGCACCCTGATCGTCGCGGACGAGTGGCTGCACCACGGGGTGGGCGGCGAGATCGTCTCGGCCCTGGAGGCGAATGCCCGCGCCCTGGGTCTGTCCCGCCTGTTCTGCCTGACCTTCGAGGTCGAGTTCTTCACCCGCCGGGGCTTCACCCCGATCGGCGAGCAGATCGTCGACCCGGACGTGTACTCGCAGCTGGTCCGCAGCCCCGATGAGGGGGTCGCGGAGTTCCTCGACCTCGCGCACGTCAAGCCCAACACGCTCGGAAACACCCGGATGCTCAAGCACCTCTGA
- a CDS encoding enoyl-CoA hydratase-related protein, with amino-acid sequence MIDLTIADDLAHVVLHAPAKRNALDEAALRDIGAAYDAAEAAGVRALLLRGEGPAFCAGRDISGVDPREDDVLGYLGGLVTPLLRRMSAFPAPTFAAAQGACLGVGLGLLIATDVVYVADSAKIGSPFAALGATLDSGGHALFYERLGAHKTLDLIYTGRLMSGTEAVQSGLFSRVLPAEEVLAATQDAASRAAAGATAAFLASKRLVSRIRDDRLALWDSVELENAAQAALGETDDYREGFAAFQQKRPPLFTGA; translated from the coding sequence ATGATCGACCTCACCATCGCCGATGACCTCGCCCACGTGGTGCTGCACGCCCCGGCCAAGCGCAACGCACTCGATGAGGCCGCGCTGAGGGACATCGGCGCGGCCTACGACGCCGCCGAGGCGGCCGGGGTGCGCGCCCTGCTGCTGCGCGGCGAGGGTCCGGCGTTCTGCGCGGGCCGCGACATCTCCGGAGTGGATCCGCGCGAGGACGATGTGCTGGGGTACCTCGGCGGGCTGGTGACCCCGCTGCTGCGGCGCATGTCCGCCTTCCCGGCACCGACCTTCGCGGCCGCACAGGGGGCGTGCCTGGGCGTCGGTCTGGGGCTGCTGATCGCGACGGATGTGGTCTACGTCGCCGACAGCGCCAAGATCGGCTCGCCGTTCGCCGCGCTCGGAGCGACGCTGGATTCGGGCGGGCACGCGCTCTTCTACGAGCGTCTCGGCGCCCACAAGACCCTCGACCTGATCTACACCGGGCGGCTGATGAGCGGCACCGAGGCGGTGCAGTCCGGCTTGTTCTCCCGCGTCCTGCCCGCCGAGGAGGTGCTCGCCGCGACGCAGGACGCGGCATCCCGTGCCGCAGCCGGCGCCACCGCGGCGTTCCTGGCCAGCAAACGCCTGGTCTCGCGGATCCGCGACGACCGCCTCGCGCTGTGGGACTCGGTCGAGCTGGAGAACGCCGCCCAGGCGGCGCTGGGCGAGACCGACGATTACCGGGAGGGGTTCGCCGCGTTCCAGCAGAAGCGGCCGCCCCTGTTCACCGGCGCCTGA
- the paaE gene encoding 1,2-phenylacetyl-CoA epoxidase subunit PaaE, with amino-acid sequence MSTQTRRRARFHELEVAAVRPLTAESIEVTFAVPPQLQGDYDYLPGQYVALRAHLQGREVRRSYSICRPPAPGSISVGIKRDLGGLFSAWAHENLRAGDRIDVMSPEGTFTSGLPDLDGAHLAGIAAGSGITPMMSLAGSVLAASPTARFTLIYTNRATQDVMFLEELADLKDRHPARLALHHVLSREQRAAPLLSGRIDAPKLDAILDRLVEPAMVTEWFLCGPFELVALCRDTLERRGVPADSIRFELFTTDADGPRIDRGRPVEVRAGDEMRTVEFTLDGLRSSVASPVAANEAILDAALRVRGDVPFACAGGVCGTCRARLVAGTVRMTQNFALEPDELERGYVLTCQSHPTSDRVVVDYDV; translated from the coding sequence GTGAGCACGCAGACGCGCCGCCGCGCGCGGTTCCACGAACTCGAGGTCGCGGCGGTCCGCCCGCTCACGGCGGAGAGCATCGAGGTGACCTTCGCCGTCCCGCCTCAGCTGCAGGGCGACTACGACTACCTGCCCGGTCAGTACGTCGCGCTGCGCGCACACCTGCAGGGGCGTGAGGTGCGCCGCAGCTACTCGATCTGCCGGCCGCCGGCGCCCGGCTCGATCAGCGTGGGGATCAAGCGGGACCTCGGCGGGCTGTTCTCGGCGTGGGCCCACGAGAACCTGAGGGCCGGGGACCGCATCGACGTGATGAGCCCGGAGGGGACCTTCACCTCCGGGCTGCCCGACCTGGACGGCGCGCACCTGGCCGGCATCGCCGCCGGTTCGGGGATCACGCCGATGATGTCGCTGGCCGGGTCCGTGCTGGCCGCGTCGCCGACCGCCCGCTTCACGCTCATCTACACCAACCGCGCCACGCAGGACGTGATGTTCCTCGAAGAGCTCGCCGACCTCAAGGACCGCCACCCCGCCCGCCTGGCACTGCATCACGTCCTGTCGCGCGAGCAGCGCGCCGCGCCGCTGTTGTCCGGCCGCATCGACGCGCCGAAGCTGGACGCGATCCTGGACCGCCTGGTGGAGCCGGCCATGGTGACGGAGTGGTTCCTGTGCGGCCCGTTCGAGCTGGTCGCCCTCTGCCGAGACACCCTGGAGCGTCGCGGTGTGCCGGCCGACAGCATCCGGTTCGAGCTGTTCACGACGGATGCCGACGGCCCCCGGATCGACCGCGGACGACCAGTCGAGGTGCGCGCGGGCGACGAGATGCGCACCGTCGAATTCACCCTGGACGGGCTGCGCTCGAGCGTGGCCTCCCCGGTCGCGGCGAACGAGGCGATCCTGGATGCCGCGCTGCGCGTCCGCGGCGACGTGCCGTTCGCCTGCGCGGGCGGGGTGTGCGGCACGTGCCGTGCCCGGCTCGTAGCCGGCACGGTGCGGATGACGCAGAACTTCGCGCTCGAGCCGGACGAGCTCGAGCGCGGCTATGTGCTGACCTGCCAGTCCCACCCCACGAGCGATCGCGTCGTGGTGGACTACGACGTCTAG
- the paaD gene encoding 1,2-phenylacetyl-CoA epoxidase subunit PaaD: MRPATARRPHSRAHAWRVAATVTDPEVPVLTIEDLGVLRAVEVDGDRATVTITPTYSGCPALETMRDDVVLALTAAGYDTVEVRTTLTPAWTTDWMSDAGKRKLTEYGIAPPSGRSAISRGPIRLRLAVRCPRCGSLDTREVARFGSTSCKALYECRACLEPFDSFKVL, from the coding sequence ATGCGCCCCGCGACGGCACGACGCCCGCATTCACGCGCGCACGCGTGGAGGGTCGCGGCGACGGTGACCGACCCGGAGGTTCCCGTGCTGACCATCGAGGATCTGGGGGTCCTGCGCGCGGTCGAGGTCGACGGCGACCGCGCCACCGTCACGATCACCCCCACCTACAGCGGCTGCCCCGCGCTGGAGACGATGCGCGACGACGTCGTCCTGGCCCTCACCGCCGCCGGATACGACACCGTCGAGGTGCGCACCACCCTGACGCCGGCATGGACGACGGACTGGATGAGCGATGCCGGCAAGCGCAAGCTGACCGAATACGGCATCGCACCCCCGTCCGGGCGGTCCGCGATTTCGCGGGGGCCGATCCGGCTGCGCCTGGCCGTGAGGTGCCCGCGGTGCGGATCCCTGGACACCCGCGAGGTCGCCCGCTTCGGCTCCACCTCGTGCAAGGCACTGTACGAGTGCCGGGCGTGCCTGGAGCCCTTCGACTCCTTCAAGGTGCTGTGA